The genomic stretch GGCGTCACCGATGTTTTTTCCCAGGTTGAAGTGCGCCTCGAACACGCCGTCGGTCACCGCACGGATACGTTCCTGGCGGGCACCGCGTGCCTGCAGCCCGTAGGTCAGGCGGTGGGCAAGCATGGTGTTCGGGCGGATCGCGATGCGGTCGAAGGCGAATTGAACGCCGTCAGGCGCGCCGGCTTCGGCGACACGTGCATGCAGGGCATCGACTTCGGCAGCGCTGCCGAACTTGGCTTCGAGGAAGGCACGGTAAGGCTCGCCCGAGGGGGGCGTGTTCGGGTTCAGAAAGTAGGGCAGCCAGTTGATACGAAAATCAAGGGTCTGGTGCTCGGAGCGCAGGCTTTCAATGGCCTTGTAGAGGCGCACCTTGCCGATATAGCACCAGGGGCAGACGAAATCGGAAACCAGGTCGATGTTTAGCAGCATTTTCAAGGCCCGTGCGGGCTCGGGGTGGGTCAGACTCAACACGCTAGCACACGTCTGACGCACTGCGGTGGCGGTTTCGGTGGTGCGCTGACATGGCGCAACGTTTTTTCACAGTGCCGGGTGCTGACTCGGGGGAGGGTGATCGGTTATCATCGCGCTTTCCCGCAGCACAGTTCCCATGACTAAATACGTCTTCGTTACAGGCGGTGTCGTGTCCTCTTTGGGCAAAGGCATCGCAGCGGCTTCACTTGGTGCCATTCTCGAGTCCCGCGGCATCAAGGTTACCCACCTCAAGCTCGACCCCTACATCAACGTCGATCCGGGCACGATGAGCCCGTTTCAGCACGGTGAAGTCTTCGTGACCGAAGACGGTGCGGAGACCGACCTCGATCTCGGCCACTACGAGCGCTTTACCAGCGCCAAGATGGGGCGTCGCAACAACTTCACCACCGGGCAGATCTACGAGTCCGTGATCAAGAAGGAGCGTCGCGGTGAGTATCTGGGCAAGACCGTCCAGGTCATCCCGCACATTACCGACGAGATCAAGACCTATCTGAAGCGTGGCGCCGAGGGCGCAGACGTGGCGATCGTCGAAGTGGGCGGCACCGTGGGCGACATCGAGTCGCTGCCTTTCCTCGAGAGCATCCGCCAGATGGGCATCGAGGAAGGGCGCAATGCGGCCTGCTTCATCCACCTCACGCTGCTGCCCTACATCCCGACGGCGGGCGAGCTCAAGACCAAGCCGACGCAGCACTCGGTCAAGGAGCTGCGCGAGATCGGCATCCAGCCCGACATCCTGCTGTGCCGTGCCGACCGTCCGGTGCCGGCCGACGAACGCCGCAAGATCGCGCTGTTCTGTAACGTGATGCCGGAAGCCGTCATCGAGTGTCTCGACGCGGATTCGATCTACAAGATCCCGGGCATGCTGCACGAGCAGATGCTCGACGAGATCGTCTGCCACAAGCTCGGCATCCTGGCCCGTGCGGCCGATCTGCGCGTGTGGAACAACCTCATCCGCGCGCTCGAGAATCCGAAGCAGAGCGTCGACGTGGCCTTCGTTGGCAAGTACGTCGATCTCACGGAGTCGTACAAGTCGCTGATCGAGGCGCTGAACCACGCCGGCATGCACACCGAGTCCAAGGTGAACATCCACTACCTCGACTCCGAGGATATCGAGCGCGACGGTTGCGCTGTGCTCGAGAAGATGGACGCCATCCTGGTGCCCGGCGGCTTCGGCAAGCGCGGTACCGAGGGCAAGATTGCAGCCATTCGCTATGCTCGCGAGAACAAGGTGCCGTATCTGGGCATCTGTCTCGGCATGCAGCTGGCCGTGGTCGAGTTCGCACGTGACGTGGCCGGCATGGAAGGCGCACACTCAACCGAGTTCGAGCGCGATACCGCGTTCCCGGTGATCGGCCTGATCACCGAATGGAAGGATCGCACCGGCAAGCTCGAAAAGCGCAGTGCGGATTCAGACCTCGGCGGCACGATGCGCCTTGGCGGGCAGGTCTGCCAGCTCGGCGACGGTACCCTGGCACGCCAGATCTATGGCGCTGGCGAGATCATGGAGCGCCATCGTCACCGTTACGAAGTCAATAACACGCTGCTCGCCGGTCTCGAAGAGAAGGGCCTGATCGTTTCCGGTCGTGCGCCGGTCACCGATCTGTGCGAAATGGTCGAGCTGCCGGCGGACGTGCATCCGTGGTTCGTGGGCTGTCAGTTCCACCCCGAGTTCACCTCCAACCCGCGCAAGGGACACCCGCTGTTTACCGCCTACGTCAAGGCGGCGATCGAGCGCAAGCGTTCCAAGAACTGAAGGAGTACGGCATGCAGCTTTGCGGATTTGACGTCGGTATCGACAAGCCTTTCTTCCTGATCGCCGGGCCGTGCGTGATCGAATCGCGGGACATGGCGTTCGAGACCGCCGGGGCGCTGAAGGAGATCTGCGCTGAACTCGGCATCCCCTTCATCTACAAGTCTTCCTACGACAAGGCCAACCGCAGCTCGGGCACGTCTTATCGTGGCATGGGCATGGACAAGGGGCTGGAGATCCTGGCCGACGTCAAGAAGCAGCTCGGCGTGCCGGTGCTCACCGATGTGCATGCGATCGAAGAGGTCGCCGCCGTGGCGGCCGCTGTCGATGTGCTGCAGACGCCTGCCTTCCTGTGCCGCCAGACCGACTTCATCCATGCGGTTGCCGCCTCGGGTAAGCCGGTCAACATCAAGAAGGGGCAGTTTCTGGCGCCGGGCGACATGAAGAACGTCGTCGACAAGGCGCGCGAAGCCAATGGCGGCGCGGACACCATCATGGTGTGCGAGCGCGGTGTGTCTTTCGGCTACAACAATCTCGTCTCCGACATGCGTTCGCTGGCGATCATGCGCGAAACCGGTTGCCCGGTCGTCTTCGATGCTACTCACTCGGTGCAGTTGCCGGGCGGGCAGGGCTCGGTGTCGGGCGGTCAGCGCGAGTTCGTGCCGGTGCTGGCGCGGGCGGCGGTTGCGGTTGGCGTGGCCGGCCTGTTCATGGAAAGCCATCCCGATCCGGCAAAAGCCTTGTCCGATGGCCCCAATGCATGGCCGCTGCCCAAGATGAAAGCCCTGCTGGCCACGCTCAAGCAGATCGATGCGCTGGTCAAGGCCGGCCCCTTGCTCGAACAGACACTCTGAAGTCTGCAGACGCGATGCCGCGCTGCCGCAGTCGACATGACTTGTGGATGCAGTGTCTAATTCGCGCCGCATGTGTCTGGTCGGGATACGACAGATTCAAAATCCGTAACTGAAACAGGAACGAAAATGAGTGCAATCGTTGATGTGATCGCCCGCGAAATTCTGGACTCCCGTGGCAATCCCACCGTCGAAGCCGACGTGCTGCTCGAATCCGGCGTCATGGGCCGGGCTGCAGTGCCGTCCGGTGCGTCGACCGGCTCGCGTGAGGCCATCGAACTGCGTGACGGCGACAAGGCGCGCTACCTCGGCAAGGGCGTGCTGCGCGCGGTCGAGAACGTCAATACCGAGATCGCCGAAGCCATCATCGGCCTCGACGCCGAAGAGCAGGCCTTCATCGATCGCACCCTGATCGAGCTCGATGGTACCGAAAACAAGGGCCGCCTGGGCGCAAACGCCATGCTGGCAGTGTCGATGGCGGTGGCCAAGGCTGCGGCTGAAGAGGCCGGTCTGCCGCTGTACCGTTACTTCGGCGGTGCAAGCCCGATGGTGATGCCGGTGCCGATGATGAACGTCATCAACGGCGGCGAGCACGCCAACAACAGCCTGGACATCCAGGAATGCATGATCATGCCGGTGAGCATGACCAGCTTCCGCGAAGCCCTGCGCTGTGGCGCCGAGATCTTCCATCACCTGAAGAAGATCACCGACAAGAAGGGTTACCCGACGACCGTTGGCGACGAAGGTGGTTTTGCACCCAACGTGTCCGGCACCGAAGAAGCGCTCAACCTGATCCAGGAAGCCATCATCGCCGCCGGCTACGAGCCGGGTCGTGACGTGCTGCTCGCGCTCGACTGCGCTGCCTCGGAGTTCTACAAGGACGGTAAGTACGAGCTCAAGGGCGAAGGCCTGTCGCTGACCGCTGAAGGCTTTACCGACTACCTGGCAACGCTGTGCGACAAGTTCCCGATCGTGTCGATCGAGGACGCGATGGCCGAGGGTGACTGGGCTGGCTGGAAGCATCTGACCGAGCGTCTGGGCAAGAAAGTCCAGCTCGTGGGTGACGACCTGTTCGTGACCAACACCCGGATTCTTGCCGAAGGTATCGAGCAGGGCGTGGCCAACTCGATCCTGATCAAGATCAACCAGATCGGTACGCTGACCGAAACCTTTGCTGCCGTCGAGATGGCAAAGCTGGCGGGTTACACCGCAGTGATCTCGCACCGTTCGGGTGAAACCGACGACTCCACCATCGCCGATATCGCTGTCGGCCTGCGTGCGATGCAGATCAAGACCGGTTCGCTGTCGCGTTCGGACCGCATCTCCAAGTACAACCAGCTGCTGCGCATCGAGGAAGATCTCGGCGATACCGCCAGCTACCCGGGTACGCGCGCGTTCTACAATCTGCGCTGATCCGGCTGACGCGGCTGCGGCCGCGTTGATCCCGAGGAAAGGCCGACGGATAATCCGCCGGCCTTTTGTCTATTCTATGAATGTTTTTCTTGGCGCCTGATGTCGACATGCGTTGGCCTGTAATGATTCTTGCCGTATTGGTCGTCGTGCTCCAGTACCCGCTCTGGCTGGGCAAGGGTGGGTGGCTGCGTGTGTGGGACGTTGACCGGCAGCTGCAGGCGCAGCGCGACGAGAACTACCGCCTCGAGCAGCGCAATGCCAGTCTCGAGGAAGAGGTGCGCGACCTCAAGTCGGGCAATGACGCCATCGAAGAGCGCGCGCGCTACGAACTTGGCTTGACGCGCGAGGGTGAGATCTTTGTGCAGATCCCCCAGAAAGCAACGAACCGGCCGGAGCCGGTTCAGTAATTTTGCGCGGGCTTGCCGGCGCTACAGCAGTTCGGTGATCGATGCCCGCTGCTCAAGCTCCTGTTCGAACGCAATCATTTCGGTTCCGAGTGCGTCACGCGCCGAAACCATGCCAATGGGGCGGTCGCCCTTTACCACCGGGACGTGCCGGAAGCCCCCTTCAAACATCAGGTGCATGGCGTGCCCGAGTGGCTGTTCGGCATCGATGGTCTGCAGCGTGGTGGTCATCACATCGGCCAGCGTCGTTCGGGTCGGGTCCAGTCCGGTCGCCAGCACTCTGTTCAGTGCGTCGCGCTCGGTGAACAGCCCGGTCAGGCGTTCGCCCTCCACGACCATGATGGCGCCAACCCGTGCCTGCGCCATCTTCTTGCTGGCTTCGAACACGCTCAGCGTCCTGGCTGCGGTCACGACGGTCTGGCCCCGAATTACGTCTCCCACCTTTCTCATCGGCATTTTGGTGTCTCCTCCGTTATGGTTCCTGCAGCTTATTCACCTTAGGTTTCAGTGCAGCGACATTCAAGACGGGAAACCCCTGCTGCCGGTCAGCTGCTTTCGAGCAGGCTGCGCGCGCCGTCGATGCGCGGGGCAAAGTAGCGGTTGTCGAGCCGCTCGACCCGCACCACGCCACGACTCGACGGTGCATGGACGAACTTGCCGTCGCCGATATAGATGCCCATGTGCGAGTGGCGCTTCTTCTGCGTATTGAAGAACACCAGGTCACCGGGCCGTAATTCGGCCGGGTCGATGGGGCGGGTTCGGTCGGCAATGCTCGCGGCGTTGTGCGGGAGCTTGCGGCCACTGATCTGCTCAACGATGTAGCTCACCATGCCGCTGCAATCGAGGCCTGCGTCGGGATTGCGACCGCCAAAGCGGTAGCCGGTGTCGAGCAGCCCGAGCGCGTAGAGGACCAGCTCCTGAGTCTGCGCCGAGTTGTCGAGTGCGAAGTAATCGCGGTCGGGCGTTTGCGGTGCGGACTGCGGCAGGGATGAGACCGGCCCGGATGTCGGCGTGGTGCTGCAGCCGGCGAGCACCGAAAGCACAAGTGCCAGCGTGAACGAAAGCGTCCGCCCGACAGAGGGTGGGGCGGACGTGCAGGCTTCAAGTGCTGGCTGAGAGCCGCGTGCTGCGCTGATGTGAGCGGTATGGGGGCAATTCGGCATGCGTTGAAAGATAGGCGATCAGCGCAGACGCGTCCACCCCCTTGGGGGCTTCAGTCTAGTCCAGCAGTTCGATACTGCCGCTTACCGTGACGGATACCTCGCTTTCGCCGCCCTCGATCGGCGCCGGGGCGGCTTCGGCCATCATCGCAGCCCCGCGCATCTTGGCGAAAACAGGCGGTCGATATCCAGACTCCGACACATTAAGACGATGAATCCGGTAGCGCTTGCCCAGGGTGCTGGCGATCAGCGTGGCGCGCTGTTCAAAACTGCGCAAAGCGTCGACGGTGGCCTCGTCGGCCGCCTTTCGCCGCGTTTCCGGCGCCGGCTGCAGCGTGATCTGCGAGACCGCGAGCTCGCGCTGCAGATTGCCGACCAGTTCGGACAGGGCCGCACTGTTCCGGCTCTCGAGCCGGATCTCCGAGCGCATGCGCCAGGCTTCGATCTTGCCGCCGCCCTTGGCGTATACAGGCCAGGTCGAGGTGCCTGCCGACTGGGTCTTGATGTCAGCGTAGCGACGACTCGTCTCCAGCGCAGCAGCGATACTGCGATTGACCTGGCGTGCAACGACGGCCGCGTCGGGGCCGGACTGCTCGGCATAGAGCTGGGCGATGCCTAGGTCGTTGGTGGCCGCCTGGCTGGCTTCGGCCGATAGATCCACGGTACGCAGCGGCGGCGTGTCGTTGTTGGCAGCCGTGGCGGTCAGCGCGGTCACGGCGAGGAGGGCTGCAATCAGCGGGCGGGCAGTACGCATGAGGGCTCCAAGAGAAGGGGAGGAGCGCAATGTATACCGCATCGTCGCCCCGAAGCGGGTATGCAGGTGTAAATGACAACGGTAAATGCGCGTGGCTTCCTGTTCACCCATCTTGACCCGTGGCGAGGGGGTGGGCATGCTTGCGCGTCCTTCCTCTGTGCCCGCCCCCATGAATCGCGATCGTCTCGTCGGTGTCCTGCTTGTCGCGCTGTCGGCCACCGCGTTTGGCGCCATGGCGGTCTTCGCCCGCTATGCCTACGCAGACGGTGCCGGGCCGGTCGCGGTGCTGTTTCTGCGTTTTCTGCTGGCCGGCAGCGTCCTGGCTGTGAGCATGCTCATTACTCGCCGGCGCTGGCCACGGGGGCGCAATCTGCTCGTGCTGGCGGCGATGGGCGGGCTGTTCTATGTGGGGCAGTCGTTGAGCTTCTTTACCGCGCTCAATCACGCTGCAGCCGGTCTCGTGGCGCTGCTGCTCTATCTGTATCCGTTTCTTGTCACGGTGCTCGGGGCCGTGCTGCTGCGGCGGCGCCTGACCGTCGCACGCATGTGTGCAGTGCTGCTTGCACTGGTCGGGACCGCGTTGACGCTGGGCGGCCACTTGTCGGGCGAACCGCTTGGTATCGCGCTGGGCTTGCTGGCGGCGCTGATCTATTCCGTCTACTTCCTGATCGGAAGTCTGGTGCTCGACCGCGAAGATCCGATCGCTTCCGCAACGGTCGTCATGCTTGCCGCCGCAATCGTCTTCGGCGGCATTGCCGCGGCGTTCCCGACACCCTTTCCGGCGACGCTTTCAGGCTGGCTGGCGGTTGGCGCGATCGCCGTGGTATCGACCGTCGTTGCCATGGTCAGCCTCTTTGCCGGCATACGTCGCCTGGGCGCTGCGGACGCAGCGACCCTGTCCACGCTCGAACCGGTGGTTACCGTGCTGCTTGCAGCGGTGTTTCTGGCGGAGCCGTTACAGGCAAATCAGCTGCTTGGCGGCGCCGTCATTCTTTCAGCGGTGATCTGGCTGACGCGCGCCGAAGCATCTCCTGCAGCGGATGCGACGGCGCAAGCGCCTCAAGCTGCGGCAGAGGGCTCTAGCGGGCGCAGCTCGGCCTTGTAGAGTTGCGCGTTTTCTACATAGTGGCGGGCATTCGCGCGCAGGCCGGCGATATCGGCGTCGCTCAGCTCACGGATCACGCGGCCGGGCGAACCCACGACCAGTGATCGGTCCGGAATCACCTTGCCTTCCGGAATCAGCGCGTTGGCGCCGATGATGCAATCCTTGCCGACGACTGCGTTGTTCAGCACCACAGCGTTGATGCCGATCAGGCTGCCGTCGCCGATGCTGCAACCATGCAGCATCACCATGTGTCCAACCGTGACGTTGGCGCCAATTGTCAGCGGCACGCCGTCATCATTGTGAAGCACGGAGCCGTCCTGAATATTGGTGTTGTCGCCGATCACGATCGGGTCGTTGTCACCGCGGATGACCACGTTGTACCAGATGTTCACATTCTGCCCGGTCTCTACCGAACCGATTACCGTGGCGTTGTGTGCGATCCAGGTGCCTTCACCCAGGCGGGGCGTGCGATCGCCCAAGGCGTAAATGCTCATTCAGATTCTCACTATCCTGTTGCTGCGGCGGGCCGCTTAGGGGGCGTTGATCATAGCAACTGGAGGGGAGGCTGTGGGTATCTCAAGCAGGTGAATGCCGTGCCGCAATGGGGCATGAAAATAAATTCGTTCGGGCGCTTGCACTCCAGTAGCAGTAGATGCATAATTCGCGCCCTGCGTTGGACGGACAGCACGAAAGTCTTCCGGTGAAAACGAAAGTTTTCAAAAAAACGCAAAAGAAGTTGACAAATGTTAGAAATGCTCTAAAATGTCGCTTCTCTGCTGCAAGGCAGTGAGTAAAAAGCAGTACAAAGCGCCCGTAGCTCATCTGGATAGAGTACTTGGCTACGAACCAAGGGGTAGGAGGTTCGAATCCTTCCGGGCGCGCCACATATTCAAGCAAAAAGCCAATCCTTCGGGGTTGGCTTTTTGCTTTTCTGCGTCTGGATGGCACCGATTAGCCTTGCTGCTCACCTCGTCGCTCAAAGAGACGGGGTTCCCCGATAGCCTCAGTCACACGCCCACTAGTTCCGCTTCGTACGCTTTGACCGTGTAATCCTGCGCGTCGAGCATCGCGCCTGGGTACCCGGCCTGGGGAACTTGAATTTACTCGCGCCTGTGGTGGAGTCTAGTATTAACAACAGGCTTACTTGCGTGGCAGCTTGAGTCGTGGTGCCTTACAAACAATGAGAACGGCGCCGTACAGGGAGGGCATCCGATGGGTGGCGCCGCGTAACGCCGGTCGTGTCTTCACTCCTTTAATTGCCGCAATGGCTGTTACATGTACTGGCTGCCGTTCGTGATCGCGCCGCCCGAGTGGGTTTTCTCCGTGTGGGCTTGGCTGGGCGCATTCCGTTCGCTAATCACTGGCAGACGTGCGGTGGACAGGAAGGAGTTGATATGAAAACGATCGGCCTTTCAGGTTTTCCGTTCGACAGCCGGTTTCTCAGGGCGACCGCCCGCGCTGCTGGAGCAGTGGTGTCATTGGCAGCAATGAACGCCCATGCAGACTGCAGCACTGTGGCAGGAGAAATGATCTGCGATGGCGATCTCTCTGCTGGAATCACAATCAACTCGCCTCCCAGTCCGTCCGTCTTGCAGGTTCGCAGCCTGACTGCTGACGTTGCGCCAGTTGATGGCGTTGTTGGCATCAGATTCTTTAGTCTGGGGAGTACCGGACGGAAAGGAGATGACTCCGGATTTCTTGAGTTTACCGGCGATAGCGGGCATTCGGGCGGGGCTGGTGCCGGCTTGGAAACCCGCGTACGTAGCGGGATGTGGCAGGTCTCAACCAAAGGGAATGCTGCTCATGGGATTCATATCGAATCCGGCGGCGGAAATGGCGGTCAGGGTGGAGAAGGAACTGGGCTTAAGTATTTTCCAGGCCAGGGTGGAAAAGGGGGAAATGCTGGGTCTGGTGGAGATGTGATGGTCGACTTTGCTGGCGACATTGCCAGTACTGGTGGAAGCGGCAACGGAATCTTTGGACACAGTTGGGGCGGTAACGGGGGTAATGGAGGCGACGGCAGGAACAGTTTGGAAGGCACCGGAAACGGGGGGAACGGTGGGCGTGGGGGGCTTGGTGGCGGTGTCTCGTTGCTCAGCGCTGGAAGCATTGTCACGCTTGGTAATAATGCCTACGGCATGTACGGCCTCAGTGAAGGTGGCGACGGTGGTCATGGTGGAGGCGGGTACGGCAGCCTGAGCGCGGCAGAAGGTGGCGATGGAGGCGCGGCTGGTGACGGTGGCTGGGTGATCCTCACCAACAACGGCGATGTTTCCACGCGCGGGGAGGCGTCTCATGGTGTCTTGGCGCAGAGCCAGGGCGGGCTGGGAGGTGACGGCGGAGGAATTGGCGGGTTGGTGGTTGGAAGCGGTGGTGCTGGTAAGAACGCTGGCCATGGAGGCCTTGTACAGGTCAACAATTTTGGCGTGATTGAAACTCACAGCAATAATTCTTATGGCATTTTTGCGAGAAGTGTCGGCGGCTTTGACGAGAGCACCGGTGGTGGGGGTGGCGGGAGCGCGCTCGGCCTATACGTATTTGGCGGCAGCGCTGGAAGCGGTGGTGCGGGCGGTACGGTTAGTGTTAACAACCGCGGCCGAGTCGCCACCTTCGCAGACGGTTCCACGGCTGTTCTTGCCGAGAGTATCGGCGGTGGCGGGGGGAATGGCGGCGCTGCGGTTTCCGCGGGTGCATACGTCAGCTTTGCCTGGGGGGGGAGTGGTGGTGCAGGTGGGGACGGCGGTGATGTGACCGTCGACAGCCGGGGCGGCACGATTTCCACCGCTGGCGAGAATGCTACTGGAATCCAGGGTAGCAGCATCGGCGGGGGCGGCGGAAACGGTGGCCTTGCAGTCAGTATTGCTGTTGGCGACAAAGGCGCCTTGAGTTTTGCCAGGGGTGGTGATGGTGAGAAGGGCGGCAAGGGCGGAAAGGTTGCCGTTTTGGCCGACGGCGCCGTCAGTACCCAGGGAAGCGGGGCGCCGGGAATTGCTGCCGAAAGCATTGGCGGAGGAGGTGGGTCTGGCGGAAACAGTATTTCCGTCGCGGCTTCGACTGGCTACAGCATTTCAGCGAGCGTTGGCGGAAAAGGTGCAGAGGGTGGTGCAGGGGACACTGTCACTGTCGGCGATAAGCTGGATCCAATACGGGGTGCGATTGCCACCACGGGCGACTGGTCATCCGGTATTCATGCACTGAGTATCGGAGGTGGTGGTGGGTCTGGTGGCCTGGCCGTCGCGGCCTCAGTTTCCATCAGTGGCCCCGTTTCGGTGTCGCTTGGTGTAGGTGGAGATGGCGGTGATGGCGGGTCGGGAGGCACTGTGACCGTCGTTAGCCAGGCTGATATCACTACAAACGGCATGAGTTCCCACGGGATCAGGGCGCAGAGTACCAGCGACGGTGGAGGCGACGGCGGCTTTGCCTTCTCCGGCGCAGGGGCATTCGGTGGAGTGCCCAAGAGTTTCTCGCTGTCGGTCGGCGGTGACGGTGGCAAGGGCGGTGCAGCAGGTGCGGTGGAGGTTGCCAGCCAGGGAGTGCTTGCAACCTGGGGTAGCGGTTCGCACGGGATCTATGCAAACAGCGTGGGCGGTGGGGGCGGCGCTGGCGGGACAAGCATCAGTACGGCAGTGGGGCTCGGCGCCGGGAGTTCGGACAAGAGTTGGAGCATCACCAGCGCTTTCAGTGTTGGCGGCAATGGCGGCGAGGGAGGCGCGGGTGGAAATGTAAGCGTAGGGACCGTCACCTTACCGCTTTCAGGACAGATCGAGACTCATGGAAATGGTTCGCACGGCGTCGTTGCACAGAGCATCGGTGGTGGCGGTGGTCAGGGTGGATCCAGTCTCGTACTGAAATTTGACAATGATCTGGCACTCGGCGATGAAAACTCCTCTCTGACGCTCACGGGTGCATTTGGAGGAATAGGTGGAAAAGGCAACATCGGTGGAGCCGTCGATGTCATCAACGACAGTGCAATCCGGACGTTCGGCGACATCTCACACGGTATCTTCGCTCAGAGCATAGGCGGCGGTGGCGGTAGTGGTGGCAGTGCCGAGGCGATCAGCCTGTCTGGCTCAGGTCTGTTGCCGCTTAAGGATACCGAGGTCACAAGCTGGGGTATCGAATTGAGCGCTGGTGGTAATGGAGGTGACGGCAACAAGGGCGGCAAAGTAAGCGTTGTCAATCGCGGCTCGATCAGCACCGAGGGTGAGCTTTCACGCGGCATACTGGCACAGAGTGTCGGAGGTGGCGGTGGCAGCCTTGTCGATGGCATTTTGGGCAAGGTCGGCGACTGGGTGGATGCTGCGGGGGACGTTCTTAGTGCGCTGGAGATTGCCAAGACGCTTCACGAGGCATACAAGGAAGGCGAATTGAGCGGTCTGGTGCCACATAGCCTGTCGGTCACCGTTGGTGCCAGCGGTGGAGTCAGTGCAGACGGTGAAAAGGTAAGTGTCGATAACCAGGGTGATATCAGCACAAAAGGCCTTGAAGGACATGCGATCTTTGTGCAAAGCATAGGTGGCGGCGGCGGAGAGGCACAAGCCTATGCCAAAGGTAAGGGACAGGGCGAGGATGCGGACGTTGGAATCGGGCTCCTCGGCGAAATCGCCATCGGCGGTGCCGGCGGTGCTGCGGGCAACGGCGGCGAGGTGGATATTGTTCATGGTGGCAGGATCGTTACCTCGGGCGCAGGCGCCTATGGTATCTATGCACAGAGCATCGGCGGCGGTGGCGGCCAGGCTGGTAGCATTGGCGGCGGCTTTTCGGATCTCGACAGCATTGGTTTTGGTGCTGCATTCGGTCGCGATGGCGGCAGCGGAGGTGACGGCGGTTTGGTGACGGTGCTCAGCTCTGGCGATTTCACGACCTACGGCACCAGCGCCATAGGTATCTTTGCTCAGAGTGTTGGCGGCGGAGGCGGCGTCCGTGGCGGGGTAGACGGAATGTTTGCGGGTAGCGTCGGCGGGTATGGGGCTGCCGGGGTGGTAGAGGTATCGCATTCGGGTAACGTTATTACTCATGGCGAGAATGCGCATGGAATTTTCGCGCAGAGTGCTGCTGGCCTGGCGGGTGATTTGACGAAGCTTGTTGAAGTGATTCCCGGATTACCACCCGTTACGTTCGTTATTGGGACCTACGCTGGCAAGAGCGCCGACACTACCGTCACTCTCAGCGGCAACATCGATACGCAGGGCGTCGATTCAGTCGGTATTCTCGCCCAGTCCCGTGGTGAAGCCGGCGCAGGAAATGTCGCCATCAAGATCGACAGTGGTGGCGTGCGCGGTGGCTCGGGTGAAGGCGCTGGTGTGAAGTTCCTTGACGGCAAGGACAACACCTTGCTGAACCGCGGAATGATTTCGGCTCTGAGTGGCAATGCCATCGTTGGCGGCGATCAGAACGAGGCCGTTGACAACTACGGTACCGTCAGCGGTAGCGTCATGCTTGGCGGTGGTGTCAATCGAT from Parazoarcus communis encodes the following:
- the ftsB gene encoding cell division protein FtsB translates to MRWPVMILAVLVVVLQYPLWLGKGGWLRVWDVDRQLQAQRDENYRLEQRNASLEEEVRDLKSGNDAIEERARYELGLTREGEIFVQIPQKATNRPEPVQ
- a CDS encoding CTP synthase, whose product is MTKYVFVTGGVVSSLGKGIAAASLGAILESRGIKVTHLKLDPYINVDPGTMSPFQHGEVFVTEDGAETDLDLGHYERFTSAKMGRRNNFTTGQIYESVIKKERRGEYLGKTVQVIPHITDEIKTYLKRGAEGADVAIVEVGGTVGDIESLPFLESIRQMGIEEGRNAACFIHLTLLPYIPTAGELKTKPTQHSVKELREIGIQPDILLCRADRPVPADERRKIALFCNVMPEAVIECLDADSIYKIPGMLHEQMLDEIVCHKLGILARAADLRVWNNLIRALENPKQSVDVAFVGKYVDLTESYKSLIEALNHAGMHTESKVNIHYLDSEDIERDGCAVLEKMDAILVPGGFGKRGTEGKIAAIRYARENKVPYLGICLGMQLAVVEFARDVAGMEGAHSTEFERDTAFPVIGLITEWKDRTGKLEKRSADSDLGGTMRLGGQVCQLGDGTLARQIYGAGEIMERHRHRYEVNNTLLAGLEEKGLIVSGRAPVTDLCEMVELPADVHPWFVGCQFHPEFTSNPRKGHPLFTAYVKAAIERKRSKN
- a CDS encoding C40 family peptidase, with the protein product MPNCPHTAHISAARGSQPALEACTSAPPSVGRTLSFTLALVLSVLAGCSTTPTSGPVSSLPQSAPQTPDRDYFALDNSAQTQELVLYALGLLDTGYRFGGRNPDAGLDCSGMVSYIVEQISGRKLPHNAASIADRTRPIDPAELRPGDLVFFNTQKKRHSHMGIYIGDGKFVHAPSSRGVVRVERLDNRYFAPRIDGARSLLESS
- a CDS encoding cyclic nucleotide-binding/CBS domain-containing protein, translated to MPMRKVGDVIRGQTVVTAARTLSVFEASKKMAQARVGAIMVVEGERLTGLFTERDALNRVLATGLDPTRTTLADVMTTTLQTIDAEQPLGHAMHLMFEGGFRHVPVVKGDRPIGMVSARDALGTEMIAFEQELEQRASITELL
- the eno gene encoding phosphopyruvate hydratase, with protein sequence MSAIVDVIAREILDSRGNPTVEADVLLESGVMGRAAVPSGASTGSREAIELRDGDKARYLGKGVLRAVENVNTEIAEAIIGLDAEEQAFIDRTLIELDGTENKGRLGANAMLAVSMAVAKAAAEEAGLPLYRYFGGASPMVMPVPMMNVINGGEHANNSLDIQECMIMPVSMTSFREALRCGAEIFHHLKKITDKKGYPTTVGDEGGFAPNVSGTEEALNLIQEAIIAAGYEPGRDVLLALDCAASEFYKDGKYELKGEGLSLTAEGFTDYLATLCDKFPIVSIEDAMAEGDWAGWKHLTERLGKKVQLVGDDLFVTNTRILAEGIEQGVANSILIKINQIGTLTETFAAVEMAKLAGYTAVISHRSGETDDSTIADIAVGLRAMQIKTGSLSRSDRISKYNQLLRIEEDLGDTASYPGTRAFYNLR
- the kdsA gene encoding 3-deoxy-8-phosphooctulonate synthase, with the protein product MQLCGFDVGIDKPFFLIAGPCVIESRDMAFETAGALKEICAELGIPFIYKSSYDKANRSSGTSYRGMGMDKGLEILADVKKQLGVPVLTDVHAIEEVAAVAAAVDVLQTPAFLCRQTDFIHAVAASGKPVNIKKGQFLAPGDMKNVVDKAREANGGADTIMVCERGVSFGYNNLVSDMRSLAIMRETGCPVVFDATHSVQLPGGQGSVSGGQREFVPVLARAAVAVGVAGLFMESHPDPAKALSDGPNAWPLPKMKALLATLKQIDALVKAGPLLEQTL
- a CDS encoding DsbA family oxidoreductase: MLSLTHPEPARALKMLLNIDLVSDFVCPWCYIGKVRLYKAIESLRSEHQTLDFRINWLPYFLNPNTPPSGEPYRAFLEAKFGSAAEVDALHARVAEAGAPDGVQFAFDRIAIRPNTMLAHRLTYGLQARGARQERIRAVTDGVFEAHFNLGKNIGDAEVLADIAAACGENRERTLAYLESGENLTSVRRMAEQVQKQGISGVPFFIIDRKLALSGAQSSTAIGAAILQAMG